Proteins encoded in a region of the Ornithodoros turicata isolate Travis chromosome 3, ASM3712646v1, whole genome shotgun sequence genome:
- the LOC135389427 gene encoding uncharacterized protein LOC135389427 has protein sequence MSDRVHESEFVSEAETSQSDLGLEIENTSTGMTEDVDMDICENELVARLILQGTTKLHIPSTTMNKILKDVASIVELKMDQVKKKVCDRFESNSEDSGQSLKEGILSDLEQNMPFNSCRQNGELSSQHLQMKFFKEHFGYTEPVAISLRSDQREHGTMHYVPLTVTMQRMLRDPSVTSQLEALNSRSDAGMSFSDFTDGSLFKDADISFSSNEIQLMLYQDSFEVVNPLGSAKQKHKVLGVYFTLRNLKQNNRSKVDQLQLCLFCTEKLLKKFGHREVFGRLVAEVKQLVISGLSVDNKHYKFKLSFILGDNLGAHQIGGFLESFSGEYFCRFCLITRKEFHDCATSSGEIRTPENYADCVAHLNDTGAANNKGVKFESLFNEVPGFHVCRGLPPCLGHDVLEGVISYDVAIFLRYFQSKGWFSVNLLNARLEKLRLQGHDAADRPPALKEGFKTLGGQAAQNWIFLRFLPVLLADIIDPTDEVWQLFLLLRDIVNLVCARKISQTQILYLNELIQLYLELITELFPRVTLKPKHHFLLHYPELILKYGPLIWLWTLRFESKHSYSKKVARVSNNFVNLTSTLARKHELLQCYLSTGTMFGADVIVTSTNSSQKHTFPHYVLEYCRSALPRPSEMCRSAQCFGTTYSVGLYVAIRREEMVITFARIEALAVREDDNLFLIVTETPVRHLHELGVYAVEDVSETTPLTWVKATDLLDYYPLPLYSCLNFKTLVLKHSIFDDYATVPSAT, from the coding sequence ATGAGTGACAGAGTTCACGAGAGCGAATTTGTTTCTGAAGCTGAAACTTCTCAGAGCGATCTTGGGCTGGAGATTGAAAATACAAGTACAGGCATGACTGAAGATGTGGATATGGATATTTGTGAAAATGAGTTGGTTGCACGGCTGATCTTACAAGGAACAACAAAGCTGCACATCCCGTCCACTACAATGAACAAGATATTAAAGGATGTTGCTTCTATTGTCGAACTTAAAATGGATCAAGTAAAGAAGAAAGTGTGTGACCGCTTTGAGAGCAATTCAGAAGACTCTGGACAGAGCTTGAAGGAAGGCATCCTTTCAGATCTGGAGCAAAATATGCCTTTTAATTCATGCAGACAGAATGGCGAGTTGTCGTCACAGCACCTGCAAATGAAGTTCTTCAAGGAACATTTTGGATATACTGAACCAGTAGCAATTTCTCTAAGAAGTGACCAGAGGGAACATGGTACAATGCACTATGTACCACTGACAGTGACCATGCAACGAATGTTACGCGACCCTTCTGTGACTTCACAATTGGAGGCACTGAACAGCAGAAGCGATGCTGGCATGTCATTCTCCGATTTCACTGATGGGTCACTTTTTAAGGACGCAGACATTTCCTTTTCAAGTAATGAAATACAACTGATGCTGTATCAAGACTCCTTTGAGGTTGTGAATCCACTTGGCTCTGCAAAGCAGAAGCACAAGGTATTAGGGGTATACTTCACACTAAGGAACCTGAAGCAGAATAACCGCTCAAAGGTGGATCAGCTTCAGCTTTGCCTCTTTTGTACTGAGAAGCTGTTGAAGAAGTTCGGCCACAGAGAAGTATTCGGACGATTAGTTGCAGAAGTGAAACAACTTGTGATATCTGGCTTGAGTGTTGATAACAAACATTACAaattcaagctttctttcatcCTTGGTGACAACTTAGGTGCCCACCAGATCGGTGGGTTTCTAGAATCATTCAGTGGTGAATACTTTTGCAGATTTTGCTTAATTACCAGGAAGGAATTTCACGACTGCGCAACCTCAAGTGGTGAAATCCGAACACCAGAGAACTATGCTGACTGTGTGGCTCACTTGAACGACACAGGCGCCGCAAACAATAAAGGTGTTAAATTCGAGTCCTTGTTTAATGAGGTACCAGGATTTCACGTGTGCAGAGGACTTCCACCTTGCCTAGGCCATGATGTCTTGGAAGGCGTTATCAGTTACGATGTTGCCATTTTTTTGCGTTATTTTCAAAGCAAGGGATGGTTTTCCGTAAACCTTCTTAATGCCCGCTTGGAGAAACTCCGACTACAAGGTCACGACGCTGCAGACAGGCCTCCAGCACTCAAGGAAGGATTTAAGACACTTGGTGGTCAAGCTGCTCAAAACTGGATTTTTTTAAGGTTCCTGCCTGTCCTTTTGGCAGATATTATTGATCCTACAGACGAGGTGTGGCAACTCTTCCTTCTGCTTCGTGATATTGTGAACCTCGTTTGTGCAAGGAAGATCTCACAGACTCAAATATTGTACTTGAACGAGCTCATTCAGCTGTACCTTGAACTTATTACAGAGCTATTTCCAAGAGTGACATTGAAACCGAAACATCACTTCCTGTTACACTACCCAGAACTGATTTTGAAGTATGGCCCACTGATCTGGCTGTGGACGCTACGATTTGAGTCCAAGCATTCATACTCAAAGAAGGTGGCAAGAGTTTCCAATAATTTCGTAAACCTGACATCGACACTGGCAAGGAAACACGAGCTGCTGCAGTGTTATCTCTCCACTGGTACCATGTTTGGAGCTGATGTCATCGTTACATCAACCAACTCTTCTCAGAAGCACACATTTCCTCACTACGTACTAGAATACTGCAGGTCAGCACTTCCTAGGCCTTCAGAAATGTGCCGGAGTGCGCAGTGTTTTGGCACGACTTACAGTGTGGGCCTTTATGTAGCCATCAGACGAGAAGAAATGGTGATTACATTTGCAAGGATAGAAGCTCTAGCTGTGCGCGAAGATGACAACCTCTTCTTGATTGTGACAGAAACACCAGTAAGACATCTTCATGAATTGGGTGTATATGCTGTCGAAGACGTTTCCGAAACAACTCCCTTGACCTGGGTGAAGGCTACAGACCTTCTGGACTACTATCCGTTGCCTCTGTACAGTTGCCTCAATTTCAAGACCCTTGTACTGAAACACAGTATATTTGATGACTATGCAACGGTGCCAAGTGCCACTTGA